One Vigna unguiculata cultivar IT97K-499-35 chromosome 7, ASM411807v1, whole genome shotgun sequence genomic region harbors:
- the LOC114190730 gene encoding reticuline oxidase-like gives MFYHLKTLCLVCFLLLSFEVSLWSCASLPNLASCLLNHNIKNFTTLPYKEHDQPSSYNYFKILNFSIQNLRFAEPVIPKPVAIVLPESLEQLQKSVACSRESSMEIRVRCGGHSYEGTSYVSDDGTPFVIIDMMNLNHVWVDMETETAWVEGGATLGETYYAISEASNEHGFSAGSCPTVGVGGHIGGGGFGMLSRKYGLAADNVVDALLVDADQNLLDRETMGEDVFWAIRGGGGGVWGIIYAWKIQLLKVPQVVTSFTVSRTGTKSHVANLVHKWQHVAPNLEDDYYLSCFVGAGLPQAKTKGLSVTLNGFYLGPRTNAVSILNQSFPELGVTEEECKEMSWIESIVFFSGLSDGASVSDLKNRYLQEKEYFKAKSDYVRKHVPLVGIETALEILEKEPKGYVILDAYGGKMHNISIDAIAFPHRRGNLFTIQYLIYWKEGENEKSSDYVDWIRGFYDAMTPFVSSGPRAAYINYMDFDLGVRKRISNGGDEKDGVESARDWGEKYFLSNYERLVRAKTMIDPNNVFTNEQGIPPMSLVSHNFRAQNKEMMLYL, from the coding sequence ATGTTCTACCACCTCAAAACATTATGCCTCGTATGTTTCCTTTTACTatcctttgaagtttcactcTGGTCATGTGCTTCACTCCCAAACTTGGCTTCTTGCTTGCTGAATCACAATATCAAAAACTTTACCACGCTCCCTTACAAAGAACACGACCAACCCTCTTCCTATAATTACTtcaaaattcttaatttttccATCCAAAACCTTCGGTTCGCAGAGCCCGTGATTCCCAAGCCAGTAGCCATTGTATTGCCGGAGAGTTTGGAGCAGCTGCAGAAAAGTGTAGCGTGCAGTAGAGAGAGCTCCATGGAAATCAGAGTAAGATGTGGCGGACACAGCTATGAAGGGACTTCGTATGTGTCTGATGATGGCACTCCTTTCGTGATCATTGACATGATGAATTTGAACCACGTTTGGGTGGACATGGAGACAGAAACAGCATGGGTTGAAGGTGGTGCAACACTGGGAGAGACTTACTATGCAATCTCTGAAGCAAGCAACGAGCATGGATTCTCAGCTGGGTCATGTCCAACCGTTGGTGTCGGAGGACACATTGGAGGTGGTGGTTTTGGGATGCTGTCTAGAAAATATGGTCTTGCAGCAGACAACGTTGTGGATGCCCTTCTTGTTGATGCTGATCAAAATTTGTTGGACCGTGAAACCATGGGAGAAGATGTGTTCTGGGCtattagaggaggaggaggtggtgTTTGGGGGATCATCTATGCCTGGAAAATCCAGTTGCTGAAAGTGCCACAGGTTGTAACAAGTTTCACTGTCTCAAGAACAGGCACAAAAAGCCATGTTGCAAATCTGGTGCACAAATGGCAACATGTGGCACCAAACTTGGAAGATGACTACTATCTGTCATGCTTCGTTGGTGCTGGTTTGCCCCAGGCTAAAACCAAAGGGTTATCAGTAACACTTAATGGTTTCTATCTTGGTCCTAGAACAAATGCTGTATCCATTCTAAACCAGAGTTTTCCGGAGTTGGGTGTTACAGAAGAAGAATGCAAAGAAATGAGTTGGATTGAGTCAATTGTTTTCTTCTCTGGCCTAAGTGATGGAGCTTCGGTGTCTGACTTGAAGAACAGGTATCTGCAAGAAAAGGAGTATTTCAAGGCGAAATCAGATTATGTGAGAAAGCATGTTCCTCTTGTGGGGATAGAAACTGCACTGGAAATCCTTGAAAAGGAGCCAAAGGGATATGTTATTCTTGATGCTTATGGTGGAAAGATGCATAATATAAGCATTGATGCAATTGCTTTTCCTCACAGAAGAGGAAACTTGTTTACAATACAGTATCTGATATATTGGAAAGAAGGTGAGAATGAGAAAAGCAGTGATTATGTAGATTGGATAAGAGGGTTCTATGATGCTATGACTCCCTTTGTTTCTTCGGGTCCAAGAGCTGCATATATTAATTACATGGACTTTGACCTTGGAGTGAGGAAGAGGATAAGTAATGGTGGTGATGAGAAAGATGGTGTGGAAAGTGCAAGAGATTGGGGTGAAAAGTACTTTTTGAGTAACTATGAGAGATTGGTGAGGGCCAAGACTATGATTGATCCTAACAACGTTTTCACCAATGAACAGGGCATTCCTCCTATGTCTTTGGTCTCTCACAATTTCAGAGCACAGAACAAAGAAATGATGCTATATTTGTAA